A genomic region of Hippoglossus hippoglossus isolate fHipHip1 chromosome 8, fHipHip1.pri, whole genome shotgun sequence contains the following coding sequences:
- the trappc5 gene encoding trafficking protein particle complex subunit 5 yields MDTRFTRGKSSILERPLTRPKTEVSVSAFALLFSEMVQYCQSRVYSVSELQTRLADMGHSVGASMLDVLVLREKNGKRETKVLNMLLFIKVNVWKSLFGKEADKLEQANDDDKTYYIIEKEPLINAYISVPKENSSLNCAAFTAGIVEAVLTHSGFPAKVTAHWHKGTTLMIKFNESVIARDKALDGR; encoded by the exons ATGGACACGCGGTTCACTCGAGGCAAATCCAGCATCTTGGAGCGGCCCCTGACTCGACCCAAGACCGAGGTCAGCGTGAGCGCCTTCGCCCTCCTGTTCTCGGAGATGGTCCAGTACTGTCAGAGCCGCGTGTACTCCGTGTCCGAGCTGCAGACCCGGCTGGCGGACATGGGCCACAGTGTGGGAGCCAGCATGCTGGACGTGCTGGTGCTGAGAGAGAAGAACGGGAAGAGGGAGACTAAGGTTCTGAACATGCTGCTCTTCATCAAG GTTAACGTGTGGAAGTCCTTATTCGGGAAAGAGGCTGATAAGCTGGAGCAGGCCAACGATGACGACAAGACTTATTACATCATAGAAAAGGAGCCTCTCATCAACGCGTACATATCTGTGCCCAAAGAGAACAGCAGCTTGAACTGCGCTGCGTTCACTGCCGGCATCGTGGAAGCCGTCCTCACACACAGTGGGTTCCCGGCCAAGGTCACTGCCCACTGGCACAAAGGCACCACGCTCATGATCAAGTTCAACGAGTCGGTCATCGCCAGGGACAAGGCTCTGGACGGCAGATAA
- the mcoln1b gene encoding mucolipin-1 → MASPGFTQVQDSDTEKDRLLSSTTSYGSQDLLGVGSPRPAGLVESELHQQREEEEEEEALRRKLKYFFMSPCDKYHAKGRKPFKLGLQLLKIITVTVQLVLFGLSNQMVVTFKEENTAAFKHLFLEGYEESAPQAVHTQKELYSHIHFAIDQYLALPDISLGRYAYVLGVGANGSALSLCQRYFRKGTIDPVNDTFDIDPHVVTDCLGVDPVNYSFGNSDYKNFTLKFYKLINVTIDFQLKAINIQTIINNEIPDCYTFAITIVMDNKAHSGKVKISLLNQASIAECKDPNVSGHAESYARELFDMLVAVVCLLSLLLCGRSILRGIVLQYEYVHFFNHTLGRDVSWGDRMEFINGWYILLIISDLFTIVGSFIKIGIESKNLSSYDLCGILLGTSTLLVWVGVIRYLSFFQKYNILIVTLRAAFPNVIRFSCCAAAIYLGYCFCGWIVLGPYHAKFRSLSMVSECLFSLINGDDMFVTFAEMERSGTMVWIFSQVYLYTFISLFIYMVLSLFIALITGAYDTIMAQTQEQVPVTDLHVFIAECTDTPCSGKFRGPEGSSCSFLCCCEW, encoded by the exons ATGGCGTCTCCAGGCTTCACCCAGGTCCAGGACAGCGACACAG AGAAGGACCGGCTGCTCTCCTCCACGACCAGCTATGGGTCCCAGGACCTTCTCGGGGTCGGGAGCCCACGCCCCGCGGGTCTGGTGGAGTCTGAGCTCCACCAGcagcgggaggaagaggaggaggaggaggctctgAGGAGGAAACTCAAGTACTTCTTCATGAGCCCCTGTGACAAGTATCACGCTAAAGGGCGCAAGCCGTTCAAACTGGGCCTGCAGCTGCTCAAGATCATCACGGTCACTGTGCAG CTGGTTCTGTTCGGACTCAGCAACCAGATGGTCGTGACgtttaaagaggaaaacactgcGGCGTTCAAACACCTTTTCCTGGAGGGTTATGAGGAGAGCGCTCCTCAGGCAGTGCACACGCAGAAGGAGCTGTACAGCCACATCCACTTCGCCATCGATCAG TACCTGGCTCTACCGGACATCTCACTGGGACGGTACGCGTACGTGTTGGGCGTCGGCGCCAACGGAAGTGCGCTGTCCCTCTGCCAGAGGTACTTCAGGAAGGGAACCATCGACCCCGTCAACGACACCTTTGACATCGATCCCCACGTGGTCACCG attgcCTTGGAGTGGATCCCGTGAATTACAGCTTTGGAAACAGTGACTACAAGAATTTCACTCTCAAGTTTTACAA gcTGATCAATGTGACTATTGACTTCCAGCTGAAGGCCATCAACATCCAGACCATCATAAACAACGAAATCCCCGACTGCTACACCTTTGCCATCACG ATCGTCATGGATAACAAAGCGCACAGCGGCAAAGTGAAGATCAGTCTCCTGAACCAGGCCTCGATAGCAGAGTGTAAAGACCCCAATGTGTCTGGGCACG CGGAGAGCTATGCCCGGGAGTTGTTTGACATGCTGGTGGCGGTGGTTTGTCTGTtgtccctgctgctgtgtggacgCTCCATCCTCAGAGGCATCGTCCTGCAATAT GAGTACGTGCACTTTTTCAATCACACACTTGGCCGCGACGTCAGCTGGGGAGACAGGATGGAGTTCATCAACGGCTGGTACATTCTGCTCATCATCAGCGACCTGTTCACCATCGTCGGGAGCTTCATCAAGATTGGGATCGAGTCCAAG AATCTGTCATCGTATGATTTGTGCGGCATCCTGCTGGGAACCTCCACTCTGCTGGTGTGGGTGGGAGTCATCCGCTACCTCAGCTTCTTTCAGAAATACAAT ATCTTGATTGTGACTCTTCGAGCTGCTTTTCCAAACGTTATCCGCTTCAGCTGCTGCGCCGCTGCCATTTACCTGGGATACTGCTTCTGTGGCTGGATCGTGCTCGGGCCTTATCACGCCAAG TTCCGCTCCCTGTCCATGGTGTCCGAGTGCCTGTTCTCTCTCATCAACGGGGACGACATGTTTGTGACGTTCGCTGAGATGGAGCGAAGCGGCACGATGGTGTGGATCTTCAGTCAGGTCTACCTCTACACCTTCATCTCCCTCTTCATCTACATGGTGCTGTCCCTCTTCATCGCACTCATCACCGGAGCCTACGACACCATCATG GCCCAAACACAGGAGCAGGTGCCCGTCACTGACCTTCACGTCTTCATCGCTGAGTGCACGGACACGCCCTGCTCCGGCAAGTTCCGTGGACCCGAGGGCTCGTCGtgctccttcctctgctgctgcgaGTGGTGA
- the pglyrp6 gene encoding peptidoglycan recognition protein 6: MDPTCWRLTLTLVVVMSSTYDTEASVSRHMDDFIAAVKQLEDGVPGADPVAVLQRLRWAAGLRDPFIQHFLGDVDSSGFEVDARLLDYIRETVPYRVTDDAREEGVVLTSDGTSVALRPLLLGIEAGFLSKRSERVRGLYQLTLARDLGRSLRHSSPLSQRLGPDGCWDSLTSPHVFTLSDTPTLLTTAHVNGAMDGVILGMEARTIRLSSLLTEYYCHQLDREGLDAAPRLISRRRRGNFRELLVPPTLVRHVMKSVELQRRLERKSKMELKERKQLTAAVKEGMKEFVHMFVDCPPIIPRCMWGAEPYRGTPTNLSLPLSFMYIHHTHSPGLPCLTFQQCSADMRSMQRFHQVDRGWDDIGYSFVAGSDGHIYLGRGWHWRGAHTLGHNSIGFGVSFIGDYASSLPSQHSMGLVRDQLASCAVGGGRLKANFTLQGHRQVVNTSCPGDAFYKEITSWEHFGEVKKN, encoded by the exons ATGGATCCAACCTGCTGGAGACTCACTCTGACCCTTGTTGTGGTCATGAGCAGCACCTACGATACAGAAG CTTCAGTGTCCCGGCACATGGACGACTTCATCGCGGCGGTGAAGCAGCTGGAGGACGGGGTCCCCGGGGCCGACCCAGTCGCTGTGTTGCAGAGGCTGCGCTGGGCAGCTGGTCTGAGGGATCCATTCATCCAGCACTTCCTTGGAGATGTGGATTCCAGTGGTTTTGAGGTGGACGCCCGCCTCTTGGATTACATCAGGGAGACTGTGCCGTACAGGGTGACCGATGATGCCAGGGAGGAGGGCGTGGTTCTGACCTCTGATGGCACCAGCGTTGCCCTCAGGCCGCTGCTCCTGGGCATCGAGGCCGGTTTCCTGTCCAAGCGGAGTGAGCGTGTTCGGGGTCTGTACCAGCTCACCCTGGCCAGGGACCTCGGCCGGTCGCTCAGGCACAGCTCTCCTCTCAGCCAGCGTCTGGGGCCGGACGGCTGCTGGGACAGTTTGACCTCTCCGCACGTCTTCACCCTCTCCGACACCCCCACTCTGCTCACCACCGCTCACGTCAACGGGGCCATGGATGGAGTGATTCTGGGGATGGAGGCCAGAACCATCAGGCTCAGCAGTCTGCTCACAGAGTACTACTGTCACCAGCTGGACCGGGAAGGACTGGACGCCGCCCCGCGCCTCATCAGCCGGCGTCGCAGGGGGAACTTCAGGGAGCTGCTGGTCCCTCCGACGCTGGTCAGACATGTGATGAAGTCAGTGGAGCTGCAGCGGAGACTGGAGAGGAAGTCAAAGATGGAGTtgaaggagaggaagcagctgaCGGCTGCGGTGAAGGAGGGAATGAAGGAGTTCGTCCACATGTTCGTGG ATTGCCCCCCCATCATCCCTCGGTGTATGTGGGGTGCGGAGCCGTACAGAGGAACCCCCACCAACCTGTCGCTGCCTCTCTCCTTCATGTACATCCACCACACTCACTCCCCCGGGCTGCCCTGCCTCACCTTCCAGCAGTGCTCCGCAGACATGCGCTCCATGCAGCGCTTCCACCAGGTGGACAGGGGCTGGGACGACATAGGATACAG CTTCGTCGCCGGCTCAGACGGACACATCTACCTCGGCCGGGGCTGGCACTGGCGAGGAGCTCACACCCTGGGACACAACTCCATCGGCTTCGGGGTTTCTTTCATCGGAGACTACGCCAGCAGTCTGCCTTCCCAGCATTCCATGGGGCTGGTGAGAGATCAGCTGGCGTCCTGCGCTGTGGGCGGTGGGCGACTGAAGGCCAACTTCACCCTGCAGGGCCACAGACAGGTGGTGAACACGTCCTGTCCTGGAGACGCCTTCTATAAGGAGATCACAAGCTGGGAGCACTTTGGG gaggtgaagaagaattGA
- the LOC117765947 gene encoding uridine-cytidine kinase-like 1 encodes MENEEKTASSSNSGSGSLDRLLPSVSTGPTPRKNTTSQCKSEPPLLRTAKRTIYTAGRPPWYNEHGTQSKEAFVIGLCGGSASGKTTVARKIIEALDVPWVVLLSMDSFYNVLTPDEQMLAASNDYNFDHPDAFDFGLLTQTLRNLKQGKSVKIPVYDFTTNDRRKEWKTVYGASVIIFEGILAFTDKELLQLLDMKIFVDTDSDIRLVRRLRRDITERGRDVERVIKQYNKFVKPAFEQYIEPTMRLADIVVPHGGSNMVAIDLIVQHVHSQLEERELSVRAALASADQAQPLPQTLSILESTPQVRGMHTIIRNKETSRDELIFYSKRLMRLLIERALSFLPSQVHLVQTPQGEDYEGRTFHGNRITGVSILRAGETMEPALRAVCKDVRIGKILIQTNQETREPELHYLRLPKNISEDHVILMDCTVCTGAAAMMAVRVLLDHDVQEDKILLVSLLMAEMGVHSVAYAFPQVKIITTAVDKKVNDLFHIIPGMGNFGDRYFGTDARPDRSDDEMDEPSC; translated from the coding sequence ATGGAGAACGAGGAGAAAACAGCCTCTTCATCGAACAGTGGAAGTGGATCGCTGGACCGACTCCTCCCCTCAGTGAGCACAGGCCCGACACCTCGGAAAAATACCACCAGCCAGTGCAAGTCTGAGCCTCCTCTCCTACGCACCGCCAAACGAACCATCTACACCGCTGGACGCCCGCCATGGTACAACGAACATGGAACACAGTCCAAAGAGGCCTTCGTCATTGGTCTGTGCGGCGGCAGCGCTTCAGGAAAGACAACAGTAGCCAGGAAAATCATCGAGGCTCTAGATGTGCCTTGGGTTGTGCTACTTTCAATGGACTCTTTTTACAATGTCCTCACCCCAGACGAGCAGATGCTGGCCGCCAGTAACGACTATAACTTTGACCACCCTGATGCCTTTGACTTTGGTTTGCTGACACAAACCCTGCGCAACCTCAAACAAGGCAAGAGCGTTAAAATCCCTGTGTATGACTTTACAACCAATGACAGACGTAAGGAGTGGAAAACTGTGTATGGAGCCAGTGTTATCATCTTCGAGGGAATCTTGGCCTTTACAGATAAAGAGCTCCTACAGTTGCTGGACATGAAGATTTTTGTGGACACGGATTCTGACATTCGCTTGGTGCGCCGGTTGAGGAGGGACATTACAGAAAGGGGGCGAGACGTCGAGCGCGTCATCAAACAATACAACAAGTTTGTGAAGCCAGCGTTTGAGCAGTACATAGAGCCCACAATGCGCCTGGCTGATATTGTGGTGCCACATGGTGGCAGCAACATGGTGGCCATTGATCTGATCGTGCAGCATGTCCACAGTCAGCTGGAGGAGCGTGAGCTCAGCGTCAGGGCTGCCCTGGCATCTGCAGACCAGGCACAACCCCTCCCCCAGACCCTCAGCATCCTGGAGAGCACACCCCAGGTCAGGGGTATGCACACCATCATCAGAAATAAGGAAACCAGCCGCGATGAGTTGATCTTCTACTCCAAGAGGCTGATGCGTCTGTTGATCGAGCGAGcgctctccttcctcccctcacaGGTCCACCTAGTCCAGACCCCCCAAGGAGAGGATTATGAAGGCAGAACTTTTCATGGGAATAGGATCACGGGCGTTTCCATCCTGCGAGCCGGGGAGACCATGGAGCCGGCACTGAGGGCCGTCTGCAAAGATGTCCGCATCGGCAAGATCCTCATTCAGACCAACCAGGAAACACGAGAACCAGAGCTTCACTACCTGCGTCTACCTAAAAACATCAGTGAGGATCATGTGATTCTGATGGACTGCACCGTGTGCACTGGAGCCGCTGCCATGATGGCTGTACGAGTTCTGCTGGATCATGATGTTCAGGAGGACAAAATCCTGCTGGTGTCTTTGCTAATGGCGGAAATGGGAGTCCATTCAGTGGCCTACGCGTTTCCACAGGTCAAAATCATCACAACAGCCGTCGACAAGAAGGTCAATGACCTCTTCCACATCATACCTGGCATGGGGAACTTTGGGGATCGATACTTTGGAACGGATGCACGTCCTGACCGGAGCGATGACGAGATGGACGAGCCCAGTTGCTAA